In one window of Rhinopithecus roxellana isolate Shanxi Qingling chromosome 15, ASM756505v1, whole genome shotgun sequence DNA:
- the LRRC10B gene encoding leucine-rich repeat-containing protein 10B, with protein MGIAESTPDELPSDAEEQLRSGEQQLELSGRRLRRLPSAVCALSRLQKLYVSGTGLRELPEEIEELRELRILALDFNKLERLPDGLCRLPRLTRLYLGGNRLLALPADFAQLQSLRCLWIEGNFLRRFPRPLLRLVALQSLQMGDNRLRALPAELPRMTGLRGLWLYGNRFEEFPPALLRMGRLHILDLDRNRLGGFPDLHPLRALRVFSYDHNPVTGPPRVADTVFLVGEGAVERMAERDDPTPRPPPRRPARAFEDEEEEDLLIGGAGSRALGAPRGSLRALEAAPGLGT; from the coding sequence ATGGGCATCGCCGAGTCCACGCCGGATGAGCTGCCGTCGGACGCGGAGGAGCAGCTGCGCAGCGGCGAGCAGCAGCTGGAGCTGAGCGGGCGGCGGTTGCGGCGGCTGCCCAGCGCCGTGTGCGCGCTGAGCCGCCTGCAGAAGCTGTATGTGAGCGGCACGGGGCTGCGCGAGCTGCCGGAGGAGATCGAGGAGCTGCGCGAGCTGCGCATCCTGGCGCTGGACTTCAACAAGCTCGAGCGCCTGCCTGACGGCCTCTGCCGCCTGCCGCGCCTCACGCGCCTCTACTTGGGCGGCAACCGGCTGCTGGCGCTGCCCGCCGACTTCGCGCAGTTGCAGAGCCTGCGCTGCCTCTGGATCGAGGGCAACTTCTTGCGGCGCTTCCCGCGGCCGCTGCTGCGCCTGGTGGCGCTGCAGTCGCTCCAGATGGGCGACAACCGGCTGCGCGCGCTGCCGGCGGAGCTGCCGCGCATGACGGGCTTGCGCGGCCTCTGGCTCTACGGCAACCGCTTCGAGGAGTTCCCGCCCGCACTGCTGCGCATGGGCCGCCTGCACATCCTCGACCTCGACCGCAACCGCCTGGGCGGCTTCCCCGACCTGCACCCGCTGCGCGCGCTGCGCGTCTTCTCCTACGACCACAACCCCGTCACCGGGCCCCCACGCGTCGCGGACACCGTGTTCCTCGTGGGCGAGGGCGCCGTCGAGCGCATGGCGGAGCGCGACGACCCCACGCCCCGGCCTCCGCCCCGGCGCCCAGCGCGGGCCtttgaggatgaggaggaggaagacctGCTCATAGGCGGCGCTGGTTCCCGGGCTCTGGGCGCCCCCAGGGGCAGCCTCCGCGCCCTGGAAGCCGCTCCAGGACTGGGCACCTGA